In the Candidatus Baltobacteraceae bacterium genome, one interval contains:
- a CDS encoding N-acetylmuramoyl-L-alanine amidase — MSRLRVRAGKAAALALLWLSCAFAFAAAPVNAQSFAAIPPFWFAGTQLIFEHADRVDNEIAVRGSDPGLQRFLARVGATLSWEPSSRYVVITTADRRTLTFTLGVPHFQTSSGGENVPLRAYIDGNDVYLPFLTLARALYVEPVLEGGQYVLQPQIGALSVRSEGRRTLVSLIGGTPLRFTKDIDEPGRMTLVFRGASSTLSPSRAVDLPGLGRIDITVAGSARNPTTVVTFQTTPGAARVLLPSTSRNELDFAFGAPDVAQSGILIPSQGVSPIYRSVAAAAALVAVAVQPSTQAAPVTSMPIPTVVPTAVPTPYGVPLQTPLSAPAPVTTSSVVTGLDVENPAPDALLIHIATSPGLSFEWHRLGIDRFYIDFPNATLTSAAHDDRPPVAFVQGYRMSQLQSATVPTVRFALTMTPNRRLDVIPDAQGLTITIADVDATGDFIAQVGSGMTGAGNVAVVPTATPSDIAPVPGAIPPPGSNPRLIVLDPGHGGSDTGAMHNGLVEKEITLDIALRLRTLLIARGWIVHLTRDTDRDVYGPNASDVAELQARVDVANNAGARMFVSIHANSSTSSVPSGTTSYYYKPQDRPLAAAIQARLIALLGTKDDGVVRERFYVIHRTTMPAALIETAFVSNAEDAVRLRSPNFRQQIAVGIADGIKDYAGQPSSSVSVQQGSF; from the coding sequence TTCGCCGCGATTCCGCCGTTCTGGTTCGCCGGAACGCAATTGATCTTCGAACATGCCGATAGGGTCGACAATGAAATTGCAGTCCGCGGCAGCGATCCCGGACTTCAGCGGTTTCTCGCACGCGTCGGAGCGACGCTTTCATGGGAGCCGAGCTCGCGCTACGTCGTAATCACGACCGCCGACCGTCGCACGCTCACGTTTACGCTCGGCGTGCCGCACTTTCAAACCAGCTCCGGCGGTGAAAACGTGCCGTTGCGTGCATACATCGACGGCAATGACGTCTATCTGCCGTTTCTGACGCTCGCCCGTGCGTTGTACGTCGAGCCGGTTCTCGAAGGCGGGCAGTACGTGCTGCAGCCGCAAATCGGCGCGCTCAGCGTGCGCAGCGAAGGGCGCAGGACGCTCGTTTCGTTGATCGGCGGAACGCCGCTGCGCTTCACAAAAGATATCGACGAGCCGGGACGGATGACGCTCGTTTTCAGGGGTGCGTCTTCGACCTTGTCGCCGTCGCGTGCGGTTGATTTGCCGGGCCTCGGACGCATCGACATTACAGTCGCAGGAAGTGCGCGCAACCCAACGACGGTCGTGACCTTTCAGACGACGCCCGGCGCGGCGCGCGTCCTCTTGCCCTCGACGAGCCGCAATGAGCTCGATTTCGCGTTTGGGGCTCCGGACGTCGCCCAAAGCGGGATTCTCATCCCCTCGCAGGGTGTAAGCCCGATCTACCGCAGCGTAGCCGCAGCGGCCGCTCTCGTGGCCGTAGCCGTGCAGCCCTCGACCCAGGCCGCTCCCGTGACGTCCATGCCGATTCCGACGGTCGTCCCGACCGCGGTGCCGACGCCCTACGGAGTGCCGCTCCAAACGCCGCTATCCGCGCCTGCGCCCGTGACGACGTCGTCCGTTGTGACGGGCCTGGACGTCGAGAACCCGGCGCCCGATGCCCTGCTGATCCACATTGCGACGTCGCCCGGCCTTTCATTTGAATGGCACCGCTTGGGCATCGATCGCTTCTACATTGATTTCCCGAACGCGACGCTGACGTCGGCTGCGCATGACGATCGTCCGCCGGTTGCATTCGTGCAAGGCTACCGGATGAGTCAGCTCCAAAGCGCGACCGTCCCAACGGTGCGTTTCGCACTGACGATGACGCCGAACCGCCGTCTCGACGTCATCCCGGATGCGCAAGGTTTGACGATTACGATTGCGGATGTCGATGCCACCGGAGATTTTATCGCGCAAGTCGGCAGCGGCATGACCGGCGCCGGAAACGTTGCGGTCGTGCCGACGGCAACGCCGTCCGACATCGCGCCGGTCCCGGGCGCAATCCCGCCGCCCGGTTCGAATCCCCGCCTGATCGTGCTCGATCCCGGGCATGGGGGGAGCGACACGGGCGCGATGCACAACGGTTTGGTCGAAAAAGAGATCACGCTCGACATTGCGCTGCGCTTGCGTACACTGCTGATCGCGCGCGGTTGGATCGTGCACTTGACGCGCGATACGGATCGCGACGTTTATGGACCGAACGCCTCCGACGTTGCGGAGTTGCAAGCGCGTGTTGACGTCGCGAACAATGCCGGCGCGCGGATGTTTGTCTCGATTCACGCCAACTCGAGTACGTCGAGCGTGCCGAGCGGCACCACGTCCTACTATTACAAACCGCAAGATCGGCCGCTCGCCGCAGCCATTCAGGCTCGCTTGATCGCGTTGCTTGGAACGAAAGACGACGGTGTCGTGCGCGAACGCTTTTATGTCATTCATCGCACGACGATGCCCGCCGCGCTGATCGAGACTGCCTTCGTCTCGAATGCAGAGGATGCGGTGCGCTTACGTTCTCCGAACTTCCGTCAACAGATTGCGGTCGGCATCGCCGACGGCATCAAGGATTACGCCGGTCAACCCTCAAGCTCTGTTTCGGTGCAGCAGGGGAGCTTTTAA
- the murI gene encoding glutamate racemase, whose product MLGIFDSGLGGLTVLQQLRRRLPHHDITYLADQAHVPYGDRSDDELLGFLRDNIVYLQGVASDAIVVACNTTCAVAIKHGWPASNVPVLNLIDNAAETIAAMGARKVGVLATTVTTQTGAYGNAIRARVPGVQVEEVAAPALVPLVEAGRYNGRAVRAAVEEACEPFSRDLDVLVLGCTHYPILDPHFAEIFGDGLIRLDPAIAQAQAAEKVVRELGIPEGSGTTLYATTGEPMAFGAAIRALLAEENPQVVFAHDILTRIGNT is encoded by the coding sequence ATGCTCGGGATCTTTGACTCCGGTCTCGGCGGATTGACCGTACTCCAGCAATTGCGGCGCCGGCTGCCGCATCACGACATCACCTATCTCGCCGATCAAGCGCACGTGCCGTACGGCGATCGCTCCGACGACGAGCTGCTCGGGTTCTTGCGCGACAACATCGTCTATCTGCAAGGCGTAGCTTCCGATGCGATCGTCGTCGCGTGCAACACCACGTGCGCGGTCGCGATAAAGCATGGCTGGCCCGCGAGCAACGTCCCCGTTCTGAACCTCATCGATAACGCGGCTGAAACGATCGCCGCGATGGGCGCACGCAAAGTCGGAGTCCTCGCAACGACCGTCACCACGCAAACGGGCGCCTACGGAAACGCGATCCGTGCGCGCGTCCCCGGCGTTCAGGTTGAGGAAGTCGCGGCGCCCGCCCTCGTTCCGCTTGTTGAAGCCGGCCGCTACAACGGTCGCGCAGTGCGTGCCGCAGTCGAGGAGGCGTGCGAGCCGTTTTCGCGCGACTTGGACGTGCTGGTCTTGGGGTGTACGCACTATCCGATCCTCGATCCGCATTTCGCCGAGATTTTCGGCGACGGATTGATACGGCTTGATCCGGCAATAGCGCAAGCGCAAGCCGCTGAGAAGGTCGTCCGGGAGCTCGGAATCCCTGAAGGCAGCGGCACGACGCTTTACGCGACCACCGGCGAGCCGATGGCGTTTGGGGCGGCAATCCGCGCGCTCTTGGCCGAAGAAAATCCGCAGGTCGTCTTCGCTCACGACATCCTGACGCGTATCGGTAACACGTAA
- a CDS encoding RNase A-like domain-containing protein: MAIDFRVLTGASGVLGENGFKACLPSATTPVLSLAVDRIDASPAATEAYHSPELRAIEGEDGHTLRRHVAQSDQALHDRAVRTHHDVSTFDDAGTAQQTVDAAFAENQGKIARWMSANRSGNLDLHVHFDRSIGRVFRYDTDAIQPSADADVILEHRPALPAGYTVITAYPSAR; the protein is encoded by the coding sequence GTGGCGATCGACTTCCGTGTCCTTACCGGCGCAAGCGGCGTACTTGGCGAAAACGGCTTCAAAGCGTGCTTGCCTTCGGCAACGACGCCCGTGCTCTCGCTCGCGGTCGATCGCATCGATGCGAGCCCCGCGGCGACCGAGGCCTATCACAGCCCCGAGTTGCGCGCGATCGAAGGCGAAGACGGACACACCTTGCGGCGGCACGTCGCGCAGAGCGATCAGGCTTTACACGACCGCGCAGTGCGCACGCACCACGATGTCTCGACCTTCGATGACGCAGGTACGGCACAGCAGACCGTGGATGCCGCATTCGCGGAAAATCAAGGGAAAATCGCGCGTTGGATGAGTGCAAATCGCTCCGGAAACCTTGATTTACACGTACATTTCGATCGTTCGATCGGGCGCGTTTTTCGCTATGATACGGACGCGATCCAGCCCAGTGCCGATGCTGACGTCATCCTCGAGCATCGCCCCGCACTTCCGGCCGGCTACACTGTCATCACAGCCTATCCGAGTGCACGATGA
- a CDS encoding contact-dependent growth inhibition system immunity protein, producing MTPLATLFRTYLHQDYDLSYRSVEDAIRAYRAQSPKPDVARSVAEIDALLAAKLSDDRLYHELRARGFIFYPPRDGETAHTWLERARALLVDAEDPEEQHD from the coding sequence ATGACGCCGCTCGCAACGCTGTTTCGGACGTACCTGCACCAAGATTACGATCTGAGCTATCGGAGCGTCGAGGATGCAATTCGCGCGTACCGGGCGCAGTCGCCGAAGCCCGACGTCGCGCGTTCCGTCGCCGAGATCGATGCGCTCCTCGCCGCAAAGCTGAGCGACGATCGGCTGTATCACGAGCTGCGCGCGCGGGGATTCATTTTCTATCCGCCGCGTGATGGCGAGACGGCGCACACGTGGCTGGAGCGCGCACGAGCTTTGCTAGTTGATGCGGAAGATCCGGAAGAACAGCACGACTGA
- a CDS encoding phosphatase PAP2 family protein yields MARTVSTVCNPFVVPLVLFVLLCAGTTHTFGQFWYRLSVCALFTSIGPMLFLLWLYASDRISDLDMSDREERRKVFTVFIIFYVIGTGMLLLTHAPAILTASMAGYTAAAIVVQQITRFWKISTHAVGITAPLVALTYLYGWDPLPFLILIPLVGWSRVYLKAHTIAQVCAGTLLGALSVVLFFRIFRIN; encoded by the coding sequence GTGGCCCGCACCGTTTCCACGGTATGCAATCCGTTCGTCGTCCCGCTCGTACTCTTCGTCTTACTCTGCGCCGGAACGACGCATACGTTCGGGCAGTTTTGGTATCGCCTGAGCGTCTGCGCGCTCTTCACCTCGATCGGGCCGATGCTGTTCTTGCTCTGGCTGTATGCGAGCGACCGCATCAGCGACTTGGACATGTCGGACCGCGAGGAGCGCCGCAAGGTCTTCACCGTCTTTATCATCTTCTACGTGATCGGGACCGGGATGCTGCTCTTGACCCATGCGCCCGCCATCCTCACGGCATCGATGGCCGGTTACACCGCGGCCGCCATCGTCGTCCAGCAGATCACGCGGTTCTGGAAGATCAGCACCCACGCAGTCGGCATCACGGCGCCACTCGTCGCGCTGACCTATTTGTACGGCTGGGATCCTCTACCGTTCTTGATCCTGATACCGCTGGTCGGATGGTCGCGCGTCTACCTCAAAGCTCACACGATCGCGCAAGTTTGCGCCGGAACGTTGCTCGGCGCGCTCTCAGTCGTGCTGTTCTTCCGGATCTTCCGCATCAACTAG
- the dxs gene encoding 1-deoxy-D-xylulose-5-phosphate synthase, which yields MILDRISKPADIKALKREEIDELANDIRRTLVDVCSKTGGHLAPNLGVVELTMALHNVLDLPEDKIVWDVSHQSYVHKLLTGRKDRFPTLRQGGGISGFSMRSESVYDVFGAGHASTSVSAALGMVQARDLAGLDHTVVAVIGDGALTGGLAYEAINNAGQLKSNLIVILNDNEMSIAPNVGSIASYLAVLRSKPLYNTAREKVKGVLGRIPFGGTVGRAITTGEVATMRFWSPEHKAGVIFEEMGFRYIGPIDGHDYDMLVDVLSNARKVKGPVLVHVHTVKGKGYDPAELDSRTFHGCGAFDIENGKIEKKAGARKSHSEAFADALIDLAEKDSRIIGITAAMPDGTQLAKFHKRFPDRYFDVGIAEAHAVCFAAGAAASGLRPIVSIYSTFLQRAYDQIVHDVVVQNLPVIFCMDRAGFVGDDGPTHMGLYDIAYMRTLPNMTVMAPRNEDELLPMMAHAVSLGTPAAIRYPRGSTSGKHQIPVAPIEHGKAEVLHEGSGTALVAYGNCVDIALDARDMLVAAGEAAPTVVNARFAKPLDERLMCELALTHDRLMTLEEHSLDGGFGSAVVELLNDRRIRTSVERIGCPNVLMQQNSQPKQRAQVGLSAEAIVERIRTPLGTPASV from the coding sequence ATGATCCTCGACCGCATCTCCAAACCGGCTGACATCAAGGCGCTGAAGCGTGAAGAGATCGACGAGCTAGCGAACGATATTCGTCGCACCCTCGTTGACGTGTGTTCGAAAACCGGCGGCCATCTCGCGCCAAATCTCGGCGTTGTTGAGCTAACGATGGCGCTTCACAACGTTCTCGACCTTCCCGAGGACAAGATCGTCTGGGACGTTAGCCATCAGAGCTACGTGCACAAGCTATTGACCGGACGCAAAGACCGCTTTCCGACGTTACGGCAAGGCGGCGGCATTTCGGGATTCTCGATGCGGAGCGAATCGGTCTACGATGTGTTCGGTGCGGGACATGCATCCACGTCGGTTTCAGCTGCGCTCGGGATGGTGCAAGCGCGCGATCTCGCGGGCCTCGATCACACCGTCGTCGCGGTGATCGGTGACGGCGCGCTGACGGGCGGCTTGGCATACGAGGCGATCAACAACGCGGGTCAGCTCAAGTCGAACTTGATCGTAATTCTCAACGACAACGAGATGTCGATCGCCCCCAACGTCGGATCGATTGCGTCATACCTCGCAGTTTTACGCTCAAAACCGCTCTACAATACGGCCCGTGAAAAAGTGAAAGGCGTCCTCGGACGCATCCCGTTTGGCGGCACGGTCGGGCGCGCGATCACGACCGGTGAGGTCGCAACGATGCGGTTTTGGTCCCCCGAGCACAAAGCCGGCGTCATCTTCGAAGAAATGGGTTTCCGCTACATCGGTCCGATCGACGGACACGATTATGACATGCTCGTCGACGTTCTCTCGAATGCACGCAAGGTCAAGGGACCGGTTCTCGTGCACGTCCACACCGTTAAAGGTAAAGGCTACGATCCAGCCGAGCTGGACTCGCGGACCTTCCACGGATGCGGCGCGTTCGACATCGAGAACGGTAAAATCGAGAAGAAGGCCGGCGCGCGCAAGTCGCACTCGGAAGCCTTCGCCGATGCGTTGATCGACTTAGCGGAAAAGGATTCTCGCATCATCGGGATTACGGCTGCGATGCCAGACGGCACGCAGCTCGCCAAGTTCCACAAGCGCTTTCCGGACAGGTATTTCGACGTCGGCATCGCCGAGGCGCACGCAGTATGCTTCGCAGCGGGAGCCGCAGCGTCCGGATTGCGGCCGATCGTTTCGATCTACTCAACGTTCTTGCAGCGTGCCTACGATCAGATCGTGCACGACGTCGTGGTACAGAACTTGCCTGTGATCTTCTGTATGGACCGTGCCGGCTTCGTCGGCGATGACGGTCCGACGCATATGGGTTTGTACGACATTGCGTACATGCGCACGCTCCCGAACATGACGGTCATGGCGCCGCGCAACGAGGATGAGCTGCTTCCGATGATGGCGCACGCAGTGTCGCTCGGGACGCCGGCAGCGATTCGCTATCCGCGTGGAAGCACAAGCGGTAAGCATCAAATCCCCGTTGCTCCGATCGAGCATGGCAAGGCCGAAGTCTTGCATGAGGGAAGCGGCACGGCGCTCGTCGCGTACGGAAACTGTGTCGATATCGCGCTCGATGCGCGCGATATGCTCGTAGCCGCGGGCGAAGCTGCGCCGACCGTCGTGAACGCGCGCTTTGCGAAACCGCTCGATGAGCGGCTGATGTGCGAGCTTGCACTCACGCACGATCGTCTGATGACGCTCGAAGAGCACAGTTTGGACGGTGGGTTTGGATCGGCCGTCGTCGAGCTGCTCAACGATCGCCGGATTCGGACGAGCGTCGAGCGGATCGGCTGTCCGAACGTCTTGATGCAGCAAAACTCGCAGCCCAAGCAACGTGCACAGGTCGGATTGTCCGCCGAAGCGATCGTAGAACGCATTCGCACGCCGCTCGGCACCCCCGCATCCGTCTAA
- the secG gene encoding preprotein translocase subunit SecG has protein sequence MISGILAFLAAPAAPVASASAAATATLSPQQQAQFQQQLQHALNPSRSAIAMNAPWLTHVFAGIFIFSAVLLIGLLAIQTTKQEGLSGTIGGRTESAYRGRFGGDAQIARFTAYIAISFIFFGTLLSLTGI, from the coding sequence GTGATTTCAGGGATACTGGCTTTTTTAGCGGCTCCGGCAGCGCCTGTTGCGTCGGCCAGCGCAGCTGCTACGGCGACGCTGAGCCCGCAACAGCAAGCGCAATTTCAGCAGCAACTCCAACACGCGCTCAATCCGTCGCGCAGCGCGATTGCGATGAACGCGCCGTGGCTGACGCATGTCTTTGCCGGTATCTTCATTTTTTCCGCGGTCTTGTTGATCGGACTGCTTGCAATCCAAACCACGAAACAAGAGGGCCTCTCGGGGACGATCGGTGGTCGCACCGAGAGCGCATATCGCGGACGGTTCGGCGGCGACGCACAGATCGCGCGGTTTACCGCCTACATCGCGATCAGCTTCATTTTTTTCGGGACCTTGTTGTCGTTGACGGGCATCTAG
- a CDS encoding ABC transporter ATP-binding protein, whose amino-acid sequence MSLLEVKSLRVSFKTEDGIVRAVNGLSYAIEKGSTLGIVGESGSGKSVSALSIMRLIPSPPGRFDGGEINFKGESLLKKSESEMRKIRGKDIAMIFQDPMTSLNPVLTVGEQIAEAVQLHLKMSKKEAWDKAVEMLRLVKIPVPEKRIKDYPHQFSGGMRQRVMIAMALSCDPEVLIADEPTTALDVTIQAQILELMNEMQQRLGMAIVLITHDLGVVAETCKNVLVMYAGDMVEYGTADQIFASPKMPYTMGLLESLPRLDDKEHKRLVPIEGQPPNLLRLPSGCSFAARCRYRMPVCDEAVPLFDFKDGHVARCLLYDKRTEGIRTLPVQSAPTVSLDQVAETPQELAT is encoded by the coding sequence GTGAGTCTTCTCGAGGTCAAGAGCCTTCGCGTCAGCTTCAAGACCGAAGACGGCATCGTTCGGGCCGTCAACGGATTGTCGTACGCTATCGAAAAGGGTTCGACGCTCGGCATCGTCGGTGAATCCGGCAGCGGCAAATCAGTCAGCGCGCTTTCGATCATGCGCCTCATCCCCTCACCGCCCGGCCGTTTCGACGGCGGCGAGATCAACTTCAAGGGCGAGAGCCTCCTGAAGAAGAGCGAATCGGAGATGCGGAAAATTCGCGGCAAAGACATCGCGATGATCTTCCAGGATCCGATGACGTCGCTCAATCCGGTGCTGACGGTCGGCGAGCAGATTGCAGAAGCAGTCCAGCTGCACCTGAAGATGTCGAAAAAAGAAGCCTGGGATAAGGCTGTCGAGATGTTGCGGCTCGTGAAAATCCCGGTTCCGGAAAAACGCATCAAGGACTATCCGCATCAGTTTTCAGGTGGCATGCGGCAGCGCGTCATGATTGCGATGGCGCTCTCGTGCGATCCGGAAGTGCTGATCGCCGACGAGCCGACAACGGCGCTCGACGTGACGATTCAAGCCCAGATTCTCGAGCTGATGAACGAGATGCAGCAGCGTCTGGGGATGGCGATCGTCCTCATTACGCACGATTTGGGCGTCGTCGCCGAGACCTGCAAGAACGTGCTCGTCATGTACGCCGGCGACATGGTCGAATATGGGACCGCCGATCAAATTTTCGCGTCGCCGAAGATGCCGTACACGATGGGATTGCTGGAATCACTCCCGCGGCTCGACGACAAAGAACACAAGCGTCTCGTCCCAATCGAAGGCCAGCCCCCGAACCTCTTGCGGCTTCCGAGCGGCTGCAGTTTTGCCGCGCGCTGCCGTTACCGGATGCCCGTTTGCGACGAGGCAGTTCCCCTCTTCGACTTCAAAGACGGTCACGTCGCGCGCTGCCTTCTGTACGACAAACGCACCGAAGGTATTCGCACGCTTCCGGTCCAGAGCGCGCCGACCGTCTCGCTCGATCAGGTCGCGGAAACGCCGCAGGAGCTCGCAACGTGA
- a CDS encoding oligopeptide/dipeptide ABC transporter ATP-binding protein — protein sequence MSTAVVPNGKTDILVVRDLFKYFPINAGIFSRHVADVRAVDGIDLAVRAGETMGLVGESGSGKTTAGRVILRLTPSTKGTIEFSGRDITNLAGSDLRALRKEMQIIFQDPYASLNPRMTVGAIITEPLEIHNIAKGKAAEVRCQELLKMVGLQPYHANRYPHEFSGGQRQRVGVARALAVGPKFIVADEPVSALDVSIQAQVINLLEDLQQQLGLTYLFIAHDLSVIRHIATRVAVMYVGKIVELADRDALYENPLHPYTQSLLSAVPIPDPVKERQRKRIVLKGDIPSPVNPPPGCRFHTRCPVAFDRCKVEVPAFKDYGGGHFAACHWVEEHGGKAPDVASSAAAKAI from the coding sequence GTGAGCACGGCCGTGGTGCCAAATGGCAAGACCGACATCCTCGTCGTGCGTGATCTTTTCAAGTATTTCCCAATAAATGCTGGGATTTTCTCGCGTCACGTCGCCGACGTGCGAGCCGTCGACGGCATCGATTTGGCAGTTCGCGCCGGCGAGACGATGGGCTTGGTCGGTGAATCCGGCTCTGGAAAAACGACAGCCGGCCGTGTGATCTTGCGGCTGACGCCGTCGACCAAAGGAACGATCGAGTTCAGCGGGCGTGACATCACGAATCTGGCCGGATCCGATTTGCGCGCCCTGCGTAAAGAAATGCAGATCATCTTTCAGGATCCGTACGCCAGCCTCAATCCGCGTATGACCGTCGGCGCCATTATTACGGAACCGCTCGAGATTCACAACATTGCCAAAGGCAAAGCAGCGGAAGTGCGCTGCCAAGAGCTGCTGAAAATGGTCGGGCTCCAGCCTTACCACGCCAACCGCTATCCGCACGAATTCTCCGGCGGACAACGCCAACGCGTCGGCGTCGCGCGAGCCCTCGCGGTTGGGCCGAAATTCATCGTTGCCGACGAGCCGGTTTCTGCGCTCGACGTTTCGATTCAGGCGCAGGTCATCAACCTGCTCGAGGATTTGCAGCAGCAGCTCGGATTGACGTATCTGTTTATCGCGCACGATCTCTCGGTGATCCGGCACATTGCGACCCGCGTCGCCGTCATGTATGTCGGGAAGATCGTCGAGCTCGCCGACCGCGATGCGCTCTATGAGAATCCGCTGCACCCGTACACGCAATCGCTCCTGTCGGCAGTTCCGATTCCGGACCCGGTCAAGGAGCGTCAACGCAAGCGCATCGTGCTCAAAGGCGACATTCCCTCACCGGTAAATCCGCCGCCGGGCTGCCGTTTTCACACGCGTTGCCCGGTTGCGTTTGATCGCTGCAAAGTCGAAGTTCCGGCCTTCAAAGACTACGGTGGCGGACATTTCGCCGCGTGTCATTGGGTCGAAGAACACGGTGGAAAAGCGCCCGACGTCGCGTCCTCCGCGGCCGCAAAAGCAATATAA